From the genome of Chroicocephalus ridibundus chromosome 1, bChrRid1.1, whole genome shotgun sequence, one region includes:
- the LOC134510264 gene encoding tetraspanin-7-like — translation MTVLKLSLMAFSFVFWAAGLTMLIIGLWAKVSLGSYLALSANDYPSAPAILLATGAAVIIWGFLGCFGTATEHRGLLRAYSTFLTAVLAAGLTAGLSALLYRQNIAQGFQEGLHQALLAYGEDEGMADALDALQSALSCCGVKSYRDWLTSPWGQGRNGSVPLSCCRARRGCQPSPPNVHGLHRDGCFSKVSAFVSSNMFYVATAALGLALLQLIGIVLACLLAARIPAHRLGIATPR, via the coding sequence ATGACTGTGCTTAAGTTGTCCCTCATGGCCTTCAGCTTCGTCTTCTGGGCAGCGGGGCTGACCATGCTCATCATCGGTCTCTGGGCCAAGGTGTCTCTGGGGAGCTACCTGGCGCTGTCGGCCAACGACTACCCCAGCGCCCCTGCCATCCTCTTGGCCACCGGCGCTGCTGTCATCATCTGGGGCTTCCTGGGCTGCTTCGGCACCGCCACAGAGCACCGGGGCCTCCTGCGTGCCTACAGCACCTTCCTGACTGCCGTGCTGGCGGCCGGGCTGACGGCGGGGCTCTCGGCCCTCCTCTACCGCCAGAACATTGCCCAGGGTTTCCAAGAAGGGTTACACCAGGCCCTGCTCGCCTACGGGGAGGATGAGGGGATGGCGGACGCTCTAGATGCTTTGCAGAGTGCCTTGTCTTGCTGTGGTGTGAAGAGCTACCGGGACTGGCTCACCTCGCCCTGGGGGCAGGGGCGAAATGGCTCGGTGCCCCTCAGCTGCTGCCGGGCCCGccggggctgccagcccagcccgccCAACGTACACGGGCTGCACCGCGACGGTTGCTTCAGCAAGGTGTCGGCCTTCGTCAGCAGCAACATGTTTTACGTTGCCACGGCTGCCCTGGGGTTGGCCCTGCTGCAGCTCATCGGTATTGTGCTGgcctgcctgctggctgcccgcatccctgcccaCCGGCTGGGCATCGCCACCCCTCGCTGA